One Mesorhizobium sp. L-2-11 genomic region harbors:
- a CDS encoding DUF302 domain-containing protein: MINSVKSTLAATALVLTLATPGFLAQANAEMASDGVITVKSGYSVAETVSRIKKDVADKGITLFGVIDQAKLGNAAGNVVRPSRLIMFGNPALGTTFITANPKAGLDWPVRVVVYQTADGSVYAAYTDFDYIARRHGIESRTREFKMATEVIQSVTSSIEK, encoded by the coding sequence ATGATCAATTCAGTCAAATCAACCCTCGCGGCGACGGCGCTTGTCTTGACGCTTGCCACCCCGGGGTTTCTGGCCCAGGCGAACGCTGAGATGGCGTCCGACGGCGTCATCACAGTCAAGAGCGGCTATTCGGTTGCAGAGACCGTGTCGCGGATCAAGAAGGATGTCGCCGACAAGGGCATCACGTTGTTCGGTGTCATCGACCAGGCCAAGCTCGGCAACGCCGCCGGCAACGTCGTCAGGCCGTCGCGGCTCATCATGTTCGGCAACCCGGCACTCGGCACGACCTTCATCACCGCGAACCCGAAAGCCGGCCTCGACTGGCCGGTGCGCGTCGTCGTTTACCAGACGGCTGATGGCTCGGTCTACGCGGCCTACACCGACTTCGACTACATCGCCAGGCGCCACGGCATCGAAAGCCGCACCAGGGAATTCAAGATGGCGACCGAAGTGATCCAGTCCGTCACCTCCAGCATCGAGAAATGA
- a CDS encoding MFS transporter: MASYDEAVASKLRRVSTDSLRFGIIALIAFLTLVDLFAAQAILPSLVVKFSVSRATMGFAVNASTFGMAIAGVAVALLGRNIDRRNGIWFSLVVLAIPTALLSITDSIAMFALLRVLQGLCMSAAFTLTIAYLAEHFSPGQAAGALAAYVTGNVASNFFGRILSAAVADGFGISINFLTFAALNIAGALLVWLTLKKTDRMMRIDADHPPVGGAWKAHFKNRELRGSFAIGFLILFVFIGTFTYVNFQLAAAPLALSPMALGLVYFVFLPSMLTTPLAGRVARRFGPANGIVLTLGIAIAGLLALLTPNLPIVLAGMALIAIGTFLAQAIATGHVSRVAARDKAAASGIYLASYYSGGLVGSFVLGQVYDRLGWTTCVVVLVAALIAATIIARPLTAPRV, from the coding sequence ATGGCCAGCTATGACGAAGCCGTTGCCTCGAAGCTCCGCAGGGTGTCGACGGACAGCCTGCGCTTCGGCATCATTGCCTTGATCGCATTTCTGACGCTCGTCGACCTTTTCGCCGCGCAGGCGATCCTTCCCTCGCTCGTCGTCAAATTCAGCGTCAGCCGCGCAACGATGGGTTTCGCGGTGAACGCCAGCACCTTTGGAATGGCGATCGCCGGCGTCGCGGTGGCGCTACTCGGCCGCAACATCGACCGGCGCAACGGGATATGGTTCAGCCTTGTCGTGCTCGCCATACCGACCGCGCTACTTTCGATAACCGACAGCATCGCAATGTTTGCCCTCCTGCGCGTCCTGCAGGGCCTGTGCATGTCGGCGGCCTTCACGCTGACGATCGCCTACCTCGCCGAGCATTTCTCACCCGGCCAGGCGGCAGGCGCGCTCGCCGCCTACGTCACCGGAAACGTCGCCAGCAACTTCTTCGGCCGCATCCTTTCGGCGGCTGTTGCGGACGGCTTTGGCATCTCCATCAACTTCCTGACCTTCGCTGCCCTAAATATTGCCGGCGCGTTGCTGGTCTGGCTGACTCTGAAGAAGACCGACCGCATGATGCGAATCGACGCCGACCATCCTCCTGTCGGCGGCGCCTGGAAAGCCCACTTCAAGAACCGAGAACTGCGCGGCAGCTTCGCGATCGGCTTCCTGATTCTGTTCGTCTTCATCGGCACGTTTACATATGTGAATTTCCAACTGGCCGCAGCACCGCTGGCCCTGTCGCCGATGGCGCTCGGTCTCGTTTATTTCGTATTTCTGCCGTCGATGCTGACAACCCCGCTCGCCGGCCGCGTGGCAAGGCGGTTCGGTCCAGCCAACGGCATCGTCCTGACGCTCGGCATTGCCATCGCCGGCCTTCTGGCGCTGCTCACTCCAAATCTGCCGATCGTTCTTGCGGGCATGGCCCTGATTGCCATCGGAACATTCCTGGCGCAGGCGATCGCGACTGGCCATGTCAGCCGCGTCGCCGCCCGCGACAAGGCCGCGGCGAGCGGTATTTATCTTGCTTCATATTATTCCGGCGGGCTGGTCGGCAGCTTCGTCCTTGGCCAGGTCTATGACCGGCTCGGCTGGACCACTTGTGTTGTCGTTCTCGTCGCCGCCCTGATCGCGGCAACGATAATCGCCCGCCCGCTGACGGCGCCACGCGTCTGA
- a CDS encoding cupin domain-containing protein: protein MFLKVIAPHNPIKLVLGFGLLASAAAFAVAPAHAGECPVDQVATNAVQSMPSAPEGVTDEVISTIDLSTKGDAWKGNRFRLRKLVVQPGGVVPWHDHSTRPANILVVEGAISEYSNTCKVAIEHKAGEATAEFGQLAHWWKNNGSVPAVLYSADILPPDMDAHGAM, encoded by the coding sequence ATGTTTCTGAAAGTCATAGCACCTCACAACCCGATCAAACTTGTTCTTGGGTTCGGCCTGCTCGCTTCGGCCGCGGCTTTCGCTGTAGCACCTGCCCACGCCGGCGAATGCCCAGTCGACCAGGTCGCCACCAATGCCGTGCAGTCGATGCCGAGCGCGCCGGAAGGTGTCACCGACGAGGTCATCAGCACGATCGACCTCAGCACGAAGGGCGACGCCTGGAAGGGCAATAGGTTCCGTCTGCGCAAGCTCGTCGTGCAGCCCGGCGGCGTCGTGCCGTGGCACGACCACTCCACGCGTCCGGCAAATATCCTGGTCGTCGAGGGCGCGATCAGCGAATACAGCAACACCTGCAAGGTGGCGATCGAGCACAAGGCCGGCGAAGCCACCGCCGAGTTCGGCCAGCTCGCGCATTGGTGGAAGAACAACGGTTCGGTTCCTGCCGTGCTCTATTCGGCCGACATCCTGCCGCCGGACATGGACGCCCACGGCGCGATGTAA
- a CDS encoding LysR family transcriptional regulator — MDIHHIRYFLAVCDTRNFTRAAEKCNVTQPALSRAIQQLEDEVGGLLFRRERNLTHITDLGALLRPRFQQILDELSGVHQEASRFLCLKDAHLKVGIMCTIGPRRFTGLLTDFNMRHKGIQLQLVEGVPSRLSQLLEAGEIDVAIMSSSENFPERFDVTPLFRERFMLAFPTGHRLTQHETVPISAIDGEIYLRRVNCEYWDHLSHLCVERGVKLRISYSSEREDWIQNMVAGGLGICFLPEYTAVIPGLQVRPVTEPEVTRDVCLVTVAGRRFSPAVSTFVGAVKSYGWAEGASPVSMRRSAA; from the coding sequence ATGGACATCCACCACATCCGATATTTCCTCGCCGTCTGCGATACGCGGAACTTCACGCGCGCCGCCGAGAAATGCAACGTCACCCAGCCGGCGCTCAGCCGCGCGATCCAGCAGCTCGAGGACGAGGTAGGCGGCCTTTTGTTCCGGCGCGAGCGCAATCTGACCCACATCACCGACCTTGGCGCGCTGCTTCGGCCGCGTTTCCAACAGATCCTTGATGAACTGAGCGGCGTCCATCAGGAAGCCTCGCGCTTCCTTTGCCTCAAGGACGCGCATCTGAAGGTCGGCATCATGTGCACGATCGGCCCGCGCCGCTTCACCGGGTTGCTCACGGATTTCAACATGCGCCACAAGGGAATTCAGTTGCAGTTGGTTGAAGGGGTACCAAGCCGGCTTTCACAACTGCTCGAGGCGGGCGAGATCGACGTCGCAATCATGTCGTCGAGCGAAAACTTCCCGGAACGCTTCGACGTGACGCCTCTCTTTCGCGAACGCTTCATGCTGGCGTTCCCGACCGGCCATCGGCTGACGCAGCACGAGACCGTGCCAATCAGCGCGATCGACGGCGAGATCTATCTGAGACGTGTCAACTGCGAGTATTGGGACCATCTCTCTCATCTTTGCGTCGAGCGCGGAGTGAAGCTTCGCATCTCCTATTCTAGCGAGCGAGAGGACTGGATCCAGAATATGGTTGCCGGAGGGCTCGGCATCTGTTTCCTCCCCGAATACACCGCCGTGATTCCAGGGCTGCAGGTGCGGCCGGTGACAGAGCCGGAGGTGACCCGCGATGTGTGCCTCGTCACCGTCGCCGGCCGCCGCTTCTCGCCCGCGGTGTCGACATTTGTCGGTGCGGTCAAATCCTATGGCTGGGCAGAGGGCGCATCACCGGTTTCGATGCGCCGTTCCGCCGCGTAA
- a CDS encoding 3-hydroxybutyrate dehydrogenase: MLNVSKPETDTLAMRRPLEGRTAIVTGSTSGIGLGIARALAQNGAAVMLNGFGDPVEIETQRAALAEENDVDVAYDNADMSNRDAIHMMVERAVARFGQIDIVINNAGIQHVAPVSEFPVAKWDSILAINLSSAFHLIQATFEPMKGRGYGRIINIASAHGLIASPFKSAYVAAKHGMVGLTKVVALEGAEYGVTSNAICPGYVWTPLVEKQIEDQAKSHNIARDAVIRDIFLKNQPTRRFATVEEMGALAVFLCSDCAASITGTALPIDGGWTAH; this comes from the coding sequence ATGCTCAACGTCAGCAAACCTGAAACCGATACGCTTGCGATGCGCCGCCCCCTGGAAGGCCGGACGGCGATCGTGACCGGCTCGACCAGCGGCATCGGCCTCGGCATCGCCCGCGCCCTGGCGCAGAACGGTGCTGCCGTCATGCTGAACGGGTTCGGGGATCCGGTGGAAATCGAAACGCAGCGTGCCGCCTTGGCCGAGGAAAATGATGTCGACGTCGCTTACGACAACGCTGACATGTCGAACCGCGACGCTATCCACATGATGGTGGAACGGGCCGTTGCACGCTTCGGCCAGATCGACATCGTGATCAACAACGCTGGCATACAGCATGTTGCGCCAGTCAGCGAATTTCCCGTCGCCAAATGGGACTCGATCCTGGCGATCAACCTGAGTTCGGCTTTCCATCTGATCCAGGCGACGTTCGAGCCGATGAAGGGTCGCGGCTATGGCCGCATCATCAACATCGCTTCCGCCCATGGGCTAATCGCCTCGCCTTTCAAATCAGCCTATGTCGCCGCCAAGCACGGCATGGTCGGGTTGACGAAGGTGGTCGCTCTCGAGGGCGCCGAGTACGGCGTGACTTCGAACGCGATCTGTCCAGGCTATGTCTGGACGCCGCTCGTCGAGAAACAAATCGAGGATCAGGCGAAGTCGCACAACATCGCCCGCGACGCCGTTATCCGCGACATCTTTCTGAAGAACCAGCCGACCAGGCGCTTTGCGACTGTAGAAGAAATGGGAGCGCTTGCGGTGTTTCTCTGCAGTGACTGCGCAGCTTCGATCACCGGCACAGCCTTGCCGATCGACGGCGGCTGGACTGCGCACTGA
- a CDS encoding patatin-like phospholipase family protein translates to MNTHADAVKLASSQSEPAAPSVVRGKRTINLALQGGGAHGAFTWGVIDRLLDEESLSFEGAVATSAGAMNAAVLAYGLAEGGRRGAQKALANFWRRVSHAAAFSPLQPTLLDKMAGSRSLEYSPAFLMLDMVTRLMSPYQFNPLNFNPLKKVLEQSIDLDAVRMSRCPLKLNICATNVRTGKVKVFSNDELSIDAIMASACLPFLFQAVEIDGEAYWDGGYMGNPAIFPLIYSCDTPDVLIVHINPIERAELPRSATDILNRINEISFNSSLLREMRAIAFVTQLIDSEAGQALDLKRIFVHGISDDETMKKLGVSSKLNADWGLLTDLRDRGRERAEEWLEANYNHIGQRSTVDIHERYL, encoded by the coding sequence ATGAACACTCATGCCGACGCTGTGAAGCTTGCCTCCAGCCAATCGGAACCGGCCGCGCCCAGCGTGGTCCGCGGGAAGCGGACGATCAACCTCGCGCTTCAGGGCGGAGGCGCGCACGGCGCCTTCACATGGGGTGTCATCGATCGGCTCCTTGACGAGGAGAGCTTGTCCTTCGAGGGGGCCGTCGCAACCAGCGCCGGGGCCATGAACGCGGCGGTGCTTGCCTACGGACTCGCCGAAGGCGGACGCCGCGGCGCGCAGAAGGCGCTTGCGAATTTCTGGCGCCGCGTCAGCCACGCGGCGGCCTTCAGCCCCCTGCAGCCGACCCTGCTTGACAAGATGGCCGGGTCGCGTTCGCTCGAATACTCCCCGGCCTTCCTGATGCTCGACATGGTGACGCGGCTGATGTCGCCCTATCAGTTCAATCCCTTGAACTTCAATCCGCTGAAAAAAGTTCTCGAGCAGTCTATCGATCTGGATGCCGTCCGCATGTCGCGCTGTCCGCTGAAACTCAACATCTGCGCGACCAATGTGCGGACCGGGAAGGTCAAGGTTTTCTCCAATGACGAGCTGTCGATCGACGCCATCATGGCGTCGGCATGCCTGCCGTTCCTGTTCCAAGCCGTCGAGATCGACGGCGAGGCCTATTGGGACGGCGGTTATATGGGAAATCCGGCAATCTTCCCGCTGATCTATTCCTGCGACACGCCGGACGTGCTGATCGTACACATCAATCCTATAGAACGCGCCGAACTGCCGCGCTCGGCGACGGACATCCTTAATCGCATCAACGAGATAAGCTTCAACTCTTCGCTCTTGCGGGAAATGCGGGCGATCGCCTTCGTCACGCAACTGATCGACTCGGAGGCCGGCCAGGCGCTCGACCTCAAGCGCATCTTCGTCCACGGCATTTCGGATGACGAGACCATGAAAAAGCTTGGCGTCTCCAGCAAGCTCAATGCCGATTGGGGCCTGCTTACGGATCTTCGCGACCGCGGCCGTGAACGCGCCGAGGAATGGCTCGAAGCCAACTATAACCACATCGGACAGCGTTCCACGGTGGACATCCACGAACGCTATCTCTGA
- a CDS encoding BufA1 family periplasmic bufferin-type metallophore has product MINTKSLIGSALAAATTLAASAAFAGPAAQPEFSFEKCYGVVKAGQNDCQTATHSCAGTSTADNQSDAWIYVPAGTCGKLASGSTEPKA; this is encoded by the coding sequence ATGATCAATACCAAATCGCTCATCGGCTCGGCTTTGGCCGCGGCTACCACGCTCGCCGCCAGCGCTGCCTTCGCCGGTCCGGCCGCTCAGCCGGAGTTCTCGTTCGAAAAGTGCTACGGCGTCGTCAAGGCCGGCCAGAACGATTGCCAGACCGCCACGCATTCTTGCGCCGGGACCTCGACCGCCGACAACCAGTCCGACGCATGGATCTATGTGCCGGCCGGCACTTGCGGAAAGCTTGCCAGCGGCAGCACCGAACCCAAGGCCTGA
- the bufB gene encoding MNIO family bufferin maturase, with protein sequence MPNKLPTLPIPQAAGIGLRSPHIAEMLSRRPSAGWLEVHAENYMGGSAAVAALENLRETYPLSVHGVGLSLGSASGVDRDHLERMRKVCVRFEPDLVSEHLAWSGADGAYLNDLLPLRYDEAALAIVANNIKLVQDTLKRRILIENLSAYIEVSGSTMTEAEFLAELVKRTGCGLLLDVNNVYVSAHNLDFDAAAFIEVLPAEAIGEIHLAGHAVNDVGDDTVLIDDHGSRVPPAVWSLYAGAIEKFGPRPTLIEWDTDVPVLDVLLGEAMWADMLAASIAFRKRQDSLPVSAPKQSAPGTVVPFERDAPRGQMPVLAAFDAIKPARLAADRDVRRNRHAAA encoded by the coding sequence ATGCCCAATAAGCTCCCCACCCTCCCAATTCCGCAAGCTGCGGGCATCGGTCTTCGCTCGCCGCACATTGCTGAAATGCTGAGCCGCCGCCCGTCGGCGGGTTGGTTGGAGGTTCATGCCGAAAACTACATGGGCGGTTCTGCTGCCGTCGCCGCGCTCGAAAATCTGCGTGAGACCTACCCCCTTTCTGTTCACGGCGTAGGGCTGTCTCTCGGCAGCGCTTCCGGCGTCGACCGCGACCATCTGGAACGCATGCGCAAGGTATGCGTGCGCTTCGAACCCGATCTTGTTTCCGAACACCTCGCCTGGAGCGGCGCCGATGGCGCCTACCTCAACGACCTTTTGCCGCTCCGTTACGACGAAGCAGCGCTGGCGATCGTCGCCAACAATATCAAGCTCGTTCAGGACACTCTGAAGCGCCGCATCCTGATTGAAAATCTCTCTGCCTATATCGAGGTCAGCGGTTCGACGATGACGGAGGCCGAGTTCTTGGCCGAGCTTGTGAAGCGCACGGGATGCGGCCTGCTTCTCGACGTGAACAACGTCTACGTTTCCGCCCACAATCTCGACTTCGACGCGGCTGCGTTCATCGAGGTGCTGCCTGCCGAGGCGATCGGCGAGATCCATCTGGCAGGCCATGCCGTCAACGACGTTGGCGATGACACGGTCCTGATCGACGACCACGGCTCGCGTGTGCCGCCCGCCGTGTGGTCACTCTATGCCGGCGCGATCGAGAAATTCGGCCCGCGCCCCACGCTGATCGAATGGGATACGGATGTGCCAGTGCTCGACGTGCTGCTGGGCGAAGCAATGTGGGCGGATATGCTTGCCGCTTCGATCGCCTTCCGCAAGCGGCAGGATTCCCTTCCTGTTTCCGCGCCGAAGCAGTCCGCTCCAGGCACCGTCGTTCCGTTCGAACGCGATGCACCGCGCGGCCAGATGCCGGTGCTTGCCGCTTTCGATGCGATCAAGCCCGCGCGTCTCGCTGCTGACCGTGACGTCAGGAGGAACCGCCATGCTGCCGCTTGA
- a CDS encoding HvfC/BufC N-terminal domain-containing protein, with protein sequence MLPLEHLQNIIAQSVLGNPQFGLSSLVSAGRADPCRRLRIYENNTRASLTATLMAVFPVVVRMVDERFFRYAASEFIRQHPPGEPRLVRYGSDFPRFLGTFEGLAEMPFVAETARLEWAIAEALDAASLPALNLAALDGEASSSTLELMLQPSLRLVMSHWPVLSIWSAHQNGGVPDQADVWQRKAERIALWRHGDNVRFARLTSAQFSFRHSLKNGLGLERAVSRALTHEPTFDVLGALVSLFGEGLVTGIGFDHPQ encoded by the coding sequence ATGCTGCCGCTTGAGCATCTGCAGAACATCATCGCGCAGTCCGTGCTTGGCAACCCGCAATTCGGCCTTTCGTCGCTCGTTTCAGCGGGCCGCGCCGATCCATGCCGACGGCTGCGCATCTATGAGAACAATACCCGCGCCTCGCTGACAGCGACGCTGATGGCCGTATTTCCAGTCGTCGTTCGCATGGTCGACGAGCGGTTCTTCCGCTATGCCGCAAGCGAGTTCATTCGTCAGCATCCCCCCGGCGAGCCAAGGCTGGTGCGCTACGGCTCCGACTTCCCGCGCTTCCTCGGGACCTTCGAAGGTCTGGCTGAAATGCCCTTCGTCGCGGAAACGGCGCGGCTTGAATGGGCGATCGCCGAGGCGCTTGATGCGGCATCACTGCCGGCCCTGAACCTGGCGGCACTGGATGGCGAAGCCTCGAGCTCGACCCTAGAACTGATGCTCCAACCATCCTTGCGCCTCGTTATGTCGCATTGGCCGGTACTGTCGATCTGGTCGGCGCATCAGAACGGAGGCGTTCCGGATCAAGCTGATGTCTGGCAGCGCAAAGCCGAGCGCATCGCGCTCTGGAGGCACGGCGACAATGTACGCTTCGCGCGCCTCACGAGCGCCCAGTTCTCGTTCCGCCATTCTCTGAAAAATGGCCTCGGCCTGGAGAGGGCCGTTTCACGCGCCCTCACGCACGAACCGACGTTCGATGTCCTCGGCGCCCTCGTCAGCCTGTTCGGCGAAGGCTTGGTGACCGGCATCGGCTTCGACCACCCGCAGTAA
- a CDS encoding DoxX family protein → MPSTSGRSLAAAYRRALNLAGSIPLSLVQLAGRVAVAHVFWQSAQTKLASWPVTLQLFAFEYNLPLIDPALAASLATAAEIIGAALLFLGLFSRLGALMLLGVVAVIQTFVYPGHWGEHLMWSSLLLLILARGAGVVSLDYLVDGYFRRGA, encoded by the coding sequence ATGCCTTCAACCAGTGGCCGCAGCCTAGCCGCCGCCTACCGCAGGGCTCTGAACCTGGCGGGCAGCATACCCCTTTCTCTCGTTCAGCTGGCGGGTCGCGTCGCGGTCGCCCACGTGTTCTGGCAATCGGCCCAGACCAAGCTCGCTTCCTGGCCGGTAACGCTGCAGCTTTTCGCGTTTGAATATAATCTGCCGCTGATCGACCCGGCGCTAGCGGCTTCGCTCGCGACAGCCGCCGAAATCATCGGCGCCGCATTGCTTTTCCTCGGCCTGTTCTCGCGCCTCGGCGCGCTGATGCTGCTCGGGGTAGTCGCGGTGATCCAGACCTTCGTCTATCCGGGACACTGGGGCGAACACCTCATGTGGAGTTCGCTGCTGCTGCTCATTTTGGCTCGCGGCGCAGGCGTCGTATCGTTGGATTATCTGGTCGACGGCTATTTCCGTCGCGGAGCGTGA
- a CDS encoding NAD(P)/FAD-dependent oxidoreductase has product MNLAELEATPAITDALPPRRPRVVILGAGFGGLNAVLGLRNAPVDITVVDRRNYHLFQPLLYQVATAGLSPAQIAMPIRRVLASQKNATVLMEKVEGVDTAARTVLTGSRRIPYDYLIIATGARHAYFGHDAWEANAPGLKTIGDATEIRARILTAFEKAEVTDDPALREKLLTFVVVGGGPTGVELAGAIIELARKAIVRDFRNIDSSTARVVLVEADERLLTAFPEKLSQSAKSQLERLGVEVRLGAAVTECDDNGVALADGQRVASACVLWAAGVMASRAAKWLDVPADRAGRVVVDEHLHVPGREGVYVIGDTASVKGKDGRPVPGVAPAAKQMGRYVAGLIKARLAGTVAEPFRYADYGNLATIGRKAAVADLGPIQLSGFLAWLLWSFAHLWFLVGFRNRTVVFLDWTWAYATFDRSARLITERRDR; this is encoded by the coding sequence ATGAACTTGGCAGAGTTGGAGGCGACGCCGGCCATAACAGATGCGCTTCCACCGCGCCGGCCCCGGGTCGTCATTCTCGGCGCGGGCTTCGGCGGCCTCAACGCAGTGCTCGGGTTGCGCAACGCGCCGGTCGATATCACTGTCGTCGACCGCCGCAATTATCATCTGTTCCAGCCGCTGCTTTATCAGGTGGCGACGGCCGGCCTGTCTCCGGCGCAGATCGCCATGCCGATCCGGCGCGTCCTCGCCAGCCAGAAGAATGCAACCGTCCTGATGGAAAAGGTGGAGGGCGTCGACACCGCTGCGCGGACTGTGCTGACCGGCAGCAGGCGAATTCCCTACGATTACCTGATCATCGCCACCGGCGCCCGCCACGCCTATTTCGGTCACGACGCCTGGGAAGCAAATGCTCCCGGCCTCAAGACCATAGGCGACGCCACCGAAATTCGCGCCCGCATATTGACCGCGTTCGAAAAGGCAGAAGTGACCGACGATCCGGCTCTTCGAGAAAAACTCCTTACCTTTGTGGTTGTCGGCGGCGGACCCACCGGCGTCGAACTCGCGGGCGCTATCATCGAACTCGCGCGCAAAGCGATCGTTCGCGATTTCCGCAACATCGATTCCTCGACCGCAAGGGTTGTACTTGTCGAGGCCGACGAACGGCTGCTCACCGCATTTCCGGAGAAGCTCTCGCAATCGGCCAAATCGCAGCTCGAAAGGCTTGGTGTCGAGGTCAGGCTAGGAGCAGCCGTCACCGAGTGCGACGACAATGGCGTTGCGCTCGCGGATGGGCAGCGCGTCGCTTCAGCCTGTGTGCTCTGGGCCGCCGGCGTCATGGCCTCAAGGGCGGCGAAATGGTTGGACGTCCCGGCCGATCGCGCCGGCCGCGTCGTTGTCGACGAACATCTCCACGTGCCCGGCCGCGAAGGCGTCTATGTCATCGGTGACACTGCTTCGGTAAAAGGCAAGGACGGCCGTCCGGTTCCGGGCGTCGCCCCTGCCGCTAAGCAAATGGGCCGCTATGTGGCAGGTCTCATCAAGGCGCGGCTTGCGGGGACGGTGGCAGAACCTTTCCGCTACGCCGACTACGGCAACCTTGCCACCATCGGGCGCAAGGCTGCGGTCGCGGATTTGGGACCCATCCAACTGAGCGGTTTCCTAGCCTGGCTGCTCTGGAGCTTCGCGCATCTGTGGTTCCTTGTCGGTTTCCGCAACCGCACTGTTGTCTTCCTCGATTGGACTTGGGCCTATGCAACATTTGACCGCAGCGCGCGCCTCATCACCGAACGCCGCGACCGCTAG